A window from Neodiprion fabricii isolate iyNeoFabr1 chromosome 2, iyNeoFabr1.1, whole genome shotgun sequence encodes these proteins:
- the LOC124174688 gene encoding uncharacterized protein LOC124174688, which yields MSRCSVCNKTTRGLNAVDCMGDCGAIIHAECATNRLGYDPDGANSLDSVYCEPCVMQRSTTIPRSPIKSHTSIDPPTHKEVLDDTGSHDKITLEDLMRQLQSMSTVNTGQFKCLQTSISSVEQNIAELRADVSVFSSSYETLNNRIGTLELNSEATKVDIQTIREENSALKSQVNLLSNRLTNNDSNNTSAEVTISGLPIDITDTPNTIVDRIFKALGIPGLTSDVLEIRQIPSKQPLADGERPHTSTTTQASLGTLIVSLESSKVRDFIIQKRREKKELSINEVFALNRKGNIFINEFLPSATYNLLRRTKSKAKELGYKFVWPKAGNIYVRRSEKTEIIQINAESDLDSLT from the coding sequence atgTCGCGCTGCTCGGTCTGCAACAAAACGACGAGAGGACTGAATGCTGTCGATTGCATGGGCGATTGTGGTGCCATAATCCATGCTGAGTGTGCCACAAACAGACTAGGGTACGACCCCGATGGCGCGAATTCATTAGACAGTGTCTACTGCGAACCTTGCGTCATGCAGCGTTCCACAACCATCCCACGGTCACCTATAAAGAGCCATACGTCAATCGATCCTCCAACGCACAAGGAAGTGTTAGATGACACAGGATCTCACGACAAAATCACCTTAGAGGATCTCATGCGTCAACTACAATCGATGAGCACAGTCAACACCGGCCAATTTAAATGCCTTCAAACGTCAATCTCAAGTGTAGAGCAAAATATTGCCGAACTCCGTGCCGAcgtttcagttttttcatcGTCGTACGAAACGCTCAACAATCGTATCGGGACACTAGAACTTAATTCCGAAGCGACAAAGGTGGACATTCAAACGATCAGGGAAGAAAACTCTGCACTCAAGTCGCAAGTCAACTTACTGTCGAATCGTCTTACCAACAACGATTCCAACAACACGAGCGCGGAGGTCACGATATCTGGACTGCCGATTGATATCACAGATACACCGAACACAATAGTCGACAGGATTTTTAAGGCACTCGGAATTCCCGGATTAACTAGCGACGTTCTTGAAATACGACAAATACCTTCGAAACAGCCTTTGGCTGATGGGGAACGTCCGCATACATCCACTACGACCCAAGCCTCTTTGGGGACTCTGATTGTTTCACTAGAGTCATCAAAAGTTCGCGATTTTATCATCCAGAAAAGACGTGAAAAAAAGGAGTTATCCATCAATGAAGTTTTCGCACTTAATAGAAAAGGAAACATCTTCATCAACGAATTCCTGCCGTCAGCGACCTATAACTTGCTGCGTCGCACAAAATCGAAAGCAAAAGAACTTGGCTACAAGTTCGTATGGCCGAAGGCTGGGAATATTTACGTTCGAAGGAGTGAAAAAACCGAAATCATCCAAATCAATGCCGAGAGTGACCTGGACTCACTCACATGA